A window of Aurantibacillus circumpalustris genomic DNA:
TCTTATCCAAACACAGTTGCAATCTATTAATGTTGTACCGCAGATAAAATCCCCGGTTTTAAAACCTTATCAAGCAACATATAGTCCATTACTGTATAATTTGGAATTGAAATCAAAAACTCCTTTACAGAATTTTCCTTTGATGGTTGCAAGCGATGAAGGGGAAATAATGGTGAATGAAAGAACTTCCACAAATGGTAATGGTGAAGTGCAAATTAAAGTGAATTCGGTTGAACCCTTAAATCAAAACGTGGCTTTTTCTTTAAGCCCTGATATTAATACCTTAATGGCTAGTGACTCTGTAAGCAACGCTGGGATTAAATTGCTTAAACAATTCATTCAAACGCCTGCACTTAAAGTATCTGCCAACGTAACCAATATTACAATTCATGTTAATTCAATTGAAAATAACTTTGGAAAACAAACAGGTTTACATTCCGTTGAAACATATATTAAGCAGAAATTTAACGGACAAGAAATACGTTTGGTGGATATACCAGAAGAAGCTGATTACATCATAGAATCCATTGCTGAAACAAAAGAAGATATTAGTAGTGCTATTCTTAGTGCAAATTATAACATTAAACTAGCCGCATTAATTATTGATTTACAATTAAAAAATAGGATAACCAATGAGGTTCTTTTTAAAACTCAGGTAAACGATGTTTATGGTTACGCTAATAGCCTTGATAATGCAGGTCTAAACGCCTATTCCAATCCTAAAATCAATGCTAAGTTAGCAGAGTCGCTTTTCTTTTTGAAAAGGAAAATTTTGGTTTATTAGTTAGAACGCTTCTTTTAAGATTTATAACCAATTAATTCTCTTGTCGCGGCATTTTCTTTTTTATCAATTAACTCATCAAGATATTGGAACACAACTTCTATATTTTTTGTATTATTTTCTGTTTTATGACGGATTTCTTCAATAGCCAGGCGGAGTTCTGTATTGTCAGTTAGTGTCTGCCTGATTCTTGTAAAAATTCGCATAATTTGTATGTTTACAGCTATTGCTCTATCGCTATTTAACATTCCGGAAAGCATTGCCACGCCTTGTTCTGTGAACACTATGGGAAGTTTTCTTTTACCTCCCCAACTTGAAGTCACAATTTGTGACTTCAAGTTTGAAAATTCTATGGCTGTTAATTGAAACATAAAATCTTTAGGGAATCTTTTGGAATTTCGCTTCACTTGTTGGTTCAATTTTCTTGTATCAACTTGATATAATTCTGCTAGATTGTTATCAAGCATTACTTTTGCCCTCTGATATAATAAATCTTGTTCATAACCAATTCATCAGGAACACTTATTTCTTTTTGGGATTTCATACTACTAAAATTAGAGCAAAATAGTTTATCCCATTGCCACAAAATGTAGCATTGTATCTTCTTCGGGTTTGATAGAGTAACGTTATTTCAGAGTTCGAATGGCATAAATTGTGGGACTAAACTTTTGTAAGGCACAAGCCTAATTGGGAGGATTACAGTTGCTGGGGAATTAAAGATTTTATTTTTTAGAATAGTAGTTCTTTGGAGTATCCCAACAGCCTTTATAATGCAGGCTTAAACGCCTATTCCAATCCTAAAATCAATGCTAAGTTAGCAGAGTCGCTCTTTTTTTTGAAAAGAAAGATTTTGGTTTATTGATCTAGATTTTATTAACCTCTCTGCCCCCGAAATCAATATGTACCTCTTGCGTTAATCTTTTAGCCACTAATTACGCTAATTTACACAAAACAAAAATTAGTGCTTTTCGTGTAATTGATGGCATCTATTTGTCTAATAACCCGCAGTTAATTTGCGGTGTAATTTATTTCCTTTACAAAATCATGCAACTTTAACCCTTTTTAAGACCGTTTTGTGGATATTTCCCTTCAATTTTCGACTTAATACTCCGTTTACACCCTTAATTTTTGTTTTTCGAATCTTATATTTGCATTTTAAATTTTTAAACGGACTATGAGCGATATTTTTGAAGGAGCAGATCAGGAGAATCATAACGAGGTGGATAACATTACCCATGTAAGTGGCATGTTTAAAAACTGGTTCATTGATTATGCCTCTTATGTGATCCTTGAACGCGCTGTACCGGCTATGGAAGACGGACTAAAACCCGTTCAGCGCCGTATTTTACATAGTATGTGGGAACTAGAAGATGGTCGCTATAATAAAGTGGCTAATCTTATTGGGAACACCATGAAGTACCACCCGCACGGTGACGCCAGTATTGGCGATGCGCTTGTTGCTATTGGACAAAAAGATTTGTTAATTGATTGTCAGGGAAACTGGGGAAATATTTTAACAGGAGATAGTGCTGCGGCACCACGTTATATTGAGGCGCGTTTATCCAAATTTGGTCAGGAAGTCATCTTCAATCCTAAAACAACGAATTGGGGAATGAGTTACGATGGTAGGAATAAGGAACCTATCACGCTTCCTGTAAAATTCCCATTGGTGCTTGCTCAAGGCGTAGAAGGTATTGCTGTTGGTTTAGCAACAAAAATTTTACCACATAATTTTAATGAATTAATTGACGCGTCCATTCAAATATTACGCGGTAAAAAAGCAACCATTTATCCTGATTTTATTACAGGTGGAATTGCCGACTTTAGTGATTACAAAGATGGATTGCGTGGCGGGAAAATAAAAATTCGCGCACGTATAAAAGAGTTAAATTCTAAAACTTTAATTATTTCTGAAATTCCTTTTGGTACTACTACTGGATCACTTATTGATTCGATACTGGCCGCAAATGACAAAGGAAAAATAAAAATTAAAAAAGTTGAGGACAATACATCTGAAAACGTAGAAATACTTATTCATTTGCAACCTGGTATCTCAACTGATAAAACGATTGATGCTTTATACGCTTTCACCAACTGTGAAATGGGTATTTCTCCAAATGCTTGTATTATTGAAAGTGAGAAACCACGTTTTGTTGGCGTAAGCGAGATTCTAAAAATCTCTACACATCAAACCTTAGAATTATTAAAACGTGAGTTAGAGATTGAGCAAAAAGAGCTGGAAGAAAAATGGCACTTTGCTTCGTTGGAAAAAATATTTATTAAAGAAGAAATGTACATCGACTTTAAAAAATATTCTAACAAAGAAACATTATACGAGTATTTATACGATCGATTTAAGTCACATAAAAAGAAATTAATACGTGATATTGTTGATGAAGATCTTCAACGTTTAACGCAAATTCCAATGATTCGTATTACCCGTTTTGATAGTATTAAAGCGGAAGAACAGATGAAGGAGTTGGATGCAAAAATTGAAACGGTTAAGAATCATCTCGCAAACCTTACAGATTATGCAGTAGAGTATTTCAAAAATCTTAAAAAGAAATACGGAACGGGAAGAGAACGTAAAACAGAAACCAAACAATTGGAGACAATTATTGCTACTGAAGTAATAATGGCCAATGAAAAGCTTTACATGAACCGCGCAGAAGGTTTTATTGGAACAAGTTTGAAAAAGGATGAGTTTATTACGGACTGTTCTAACATTGACGATATCATTGCTTTTACCAAGGAAGGTAAAATGAAAGTGTTTAAAGTTGCAGACAAAGTTTTTGTTGGAAAAGATATTGTTCACGTCGCTATTTTTAAAAAAGGCGATGAGC
This region includes:
- a CDS encoding DNA gyrase/topoisomerase IV subunit A, which produces MSDIFEGADQENHNEVDNITHVSGMFKNWFIDYASYVILERAVPAMEDGLKPVQRRILHSMWELEDGRYNKVANLIGNTMKYHPHGDASIGDALVAIGQKDLLIDCQGNWGNILTGDSAAAPRYIEARLSKFGQEVIFNPKTTNWGMSYDGRNKEPITLPVKFPLVLAQGVEGIAVGLATKILPHNFNELIDASIQILRGKKATIYPDFITGGIADFSDYKDGLRGGKIKIRARIKELNSKTLIISEIPFGTTTGSLIDSILAANDKGKIKIKKVEDNTSENVEILIHLQPGISTDKTIDALYAFTNCEMGISPNACIIESEKPRFVGVSEILKISTHQTLELLKRELEIEQKELEEKWHFASLEKIFIKEEMYIDFKKYSNKETLYEYLYDRFKSHKKKLIRDIVDEDLQRLTQIPMIRITRFDSIKAEEQMKELDAKIETVKNHLANLTDYAVEYFKNLKKKYGTGRERKTETKQLETIIATEVIMANEKLYMNRAEGFIGTSLKKDEFITDCSNIDDIIAFTKEGKMKVFKVADKVFVGKDIVHVAIFKKGDERTTYNMIYRDGPKGITFMKRFNVTGVTRDKEYDLTKGTPGSNVYWFTINPNGESEKVVVHLRAVAGLRKLEIPVDFGEMEIKARGSVGNIVTKYTVNKVSLKEKGASTLEGEDYWFDEGTHRLNKDERGSYVGKFTGEEKILTVTSKGFYRLYTYDVLNHFDDDIIMIEKFYPHQMLTCVYYDGQSKSYFTKRFEPESTTNKTLIITENEQSRIELITGQINPVIEVKFVKEKGADIPDETINMVEFSPTVNMKAKGKKLSSYKVKEINLREPEEIKLARKFLAKPDDEKTGLSPMELHRRAMEKLNKDNAKDFLDGDGQITFEF
- a CDS encoding ORF6N domain-containing protein, yielding MLDNNLAELYQVDTRKLNQQVKRNSKRFPKDFMFQLTAIEFSNLKSQIVTSSWGGKRKLPIVFTEQGVAMLSGMLNSDRAIAVNIQIMRIFTRIRQTLTDNTELRLAIEEIRHKTENNTKNIEVVFQYLDELIDKKENAATRELIGYKS
- a CDS encoding LPP20 family lipoprotein; protein product: MRNIFYIVIAVIFLASCKAKQVVLPDPVAEQVKAPNWVSSRPNNGFKYIGVGFSEKSKGENYQIEAKKNALYDLASEIKVDISSNSVLYTVQNNNKFNENFNSLIKLSNSDNIEGYSLVDSYENDKQYWVYYQLDKKEYADLKARKKQLVIDKASNLIAASFYDEKNKDFSSSLKKRIQSFGVLTPYLSEEINFDPQQTNGIKNVFDLTNLIQTQLQSINVVPQIKSPVLKPYQATYSPLLYNLELKSKTPLQNFPLMVASDEGEIMVNERTSTNGNGEVQIKVNSVEPLNQNVAFSLSPDINTLMASDSVSNAGIKLLKQFIQTPALKVSANVTNITIHVNSIENNFGKQTGLHSVETYIKQKFNGQEIRLVDIPEEADYIIESIAETKEDISSAILSANYNIKLAALIIDLQLKNRITNEVLFKTQVNDVYGYANSLDNAGLNAYSNPKINAKLAESLFFLKRKILVY